The Streptomyces camelliae genome window below encodes:
- a CDS encoding MerR family transcriptional regulator yields MPAENVPVAGNLDDDDYPAYTMGRAADVLGTTPAFLRAVGEAGLITPLRSEGGHRRYSRRQLRIAARARELVDQGTPVEAACRIVSLEDQLDDALRLNREMRRKLDGRGADT; encoded by the coding sequence ATGCCCGCTGAGAACGTCCCTGTCGCCGGCAATCTCGACGATGACGACTATCCCGCCTACACGATGGGGCGGGCCGCTGACGTTCTCGGCACCACTCCCGCCTTCCTCCGGGCCGTCGGCGAAGCCGGGCTCATCACGCCCCTGCGTTCGGAAGGCGGCCACCGCCGGTACTCCCGCCGCCAGTTGCGCATCGCCGCCCGTGCCCGCGAACTGGTCGACCAGGGCACTCCCGTCGAGGCCGCGTGCCGCATCGTCTCGCTGGAGGACCAGCTCGACGACGCTCTCCGCCTGAACCGGGAAATGCGCCGGAAGCTGGACGGACGCGGCGCGGATACCTAG
- a CDS encoding cold-shock protein, giving the protein MASGTVKWFNAEKGFGFIEQEGGGPDVFAHYSNIATQGFRELQEGQKVTFDVTQGQKGPQAENIVPA; this is encoded by the coding sequence ATGGCATCTGGCACCGTGAAGTGGTTCAACGCGGAAAAGGGCTTCGGCTTCATCGAGCAGGAGGGTGGCGGCCCGGACGTCTTCGCCCACTACTCGAACATCGCCACCCAGGGCTTCCGCGAGCTTCAGGAAGGCCAGAAGGTTACCTTCGACGTCACGCAGGGCCAGAAGGGCCCGCAGGCCGAGAACATCGTTCCCGCCTGA
- a CDS encoding MerR family transcriptional regulator: MRIGELSRKTGVPVPTIKYYVREGLLPPGELTSRNQASYGEAHERRLQLIRALLDVGGMKVAAIADVLAAVDDPERPLHKVLGAAADRIGSAHAEHDDAESAAAQDVVADLISRRGWRAHESNPAAADLAKALAAMARLGHGAFTEVLDDYADAAEQVARADLRYVDRQVAVEDRVEGVVVGTVLGEAVFSALRRLAHVDASARLYGTDAPQGRGTG, from the coding sequence GTGCGTATCGGAGAGTTGAGCCGGAAGACCGGAGTGCCGGTGCCGACGATCAAGTACTACGTCCGTGAGGGCCTGCTGCCTCCGGGCGAGCTGACCAGTCGGAACCAGGCGAGCTACGGCGAGGCGCACGAGCGCCGGCTGCAGCTGATCCGCGCCCTGCTCGATGTGGGCGGCATGAAGGTGGCCGCGATCGCGGACGTACTGGCGGCCGTCGACGATCCGGAGCGTCCGCTGCACAAGGTGCTCGGCGCCGCGGCGGACCGCATCGGCAGCGCGCACGCCGAGCACGACGACGCCGAGTCGGCGGCCGCCCAGGACGTCGTCGCCGACCTCATCTCCCGGCGTGGCTGGCGGGCGCACGAGTCGAACCCCGCCGCCGCCGACCTGGCCAAGGCCCTTGCCGCCATGGCCCGGTTGGGCCACGGGGCGTTCACCGAAGTGCTCGACGACTACGCCGACGCCGCCGAGCAGGTCGCCCGCGCCGACCTCAGGTACGTGGACCGGCAGGTGGCGGTCGAGGACAGAGTGGAGGGTGTCGTGGTCGGGACCGTACTGGGTGAGGCAGTGTTCAGCGCGCTGCGGCGACTGGCCCATGTGGACGCCTCGGCGAGGCTGTACGGCACCGACGCGCCGCAGGGGCGCGGGACGGGCTGA
- a CDS encoding TetR-like C-terminal domain-containing protein: protein MRLDASHGRRTADADAAERRGGNGGSGGRGLKWRLTALSRTYLAFAAADPALLELMHSVKYDPTASLELAAASQQLPALAARLIEDAQHRGEVREGPAGEIGLPVMAAIHGYVALTVSGGIPADAVERGLKDTIAFALRGCAP, encoded by the coding sequence CTGCGCCTGGATGCCTCCCACGGACGACGAACCGCCGACGCCGACGCCGCCGAACGACGCGGCGGCAACGGCGGTTCCGGCGGAAGAGGGCTGAAGTGGCGCCTGACCGCGCTCAGCCGTACCTACCTGGCCTTCGCCGCTGCCGACCCGGCGCTGTTGGAGCTGATGCACTCGGTCAAGTACGACCCCACCGCTTCCCTCGAACTGGCCGCCGCCTCCCAGCAGCTGCCGGCCCTGGCCGCCCGGCTCATCGAGGATGCACAGCACCGGGGCGAGGTCCGCGAGGGTCCCGCGGGGGAGATCGGCCTGCCGGTCATGGCCGCCATCCACGGCTACGTCGCCCTCACCGTGTCCGGCGGCATCCCCGCCGACGCCGTCGAACGGGGCCTGAAGGACACGATCGCCTTCGCCCTGCGGGGCTGCGCGCCGTAA
- a CDS encoding DUF6114 domain-containing protein encodes MIINPLGRHRELLTTAPEFRRRFRTWRGERPFWAGLFTFGAGLPILYWPYANLDLGGIPLALSTTSGAGSLVIGVLLLTLGIALCCRPHLRVFAGVATLLLALISFPVANFGGLFLGVASGLIGGSLACAWMPPTDDEPPTPTPPNDAAATAVPAEEG; translated from the coding sequence GTGATCATCAACCCCCTCGGCAGACACCGTGAACTGCTCACCACGGCACCGGAGTTCCGGCGAAGGTTCCGGACCTGGCGCGGCGAACGCCCTTTCTGGGCCGGGCTGTTCACGTTCGGCGCCGGTCTCCCCATCCTCTACTGGCCCTACGCGAACCTGGACCTGGGCGGGATTCCGCTCGCCCTGTCGACCACGTCCGGCGCCGGATCCCTGGTGATCGGAGTTCTGCTCCTGACCCTGGGCATCGCGCTCTGCTGCCGCCCCCACCTTCGTGTCTTCGCCGGGGTCGCCACTCTTCTGCTCGCCCTCATCTCCTTTCCCGTCGCGAACTTCGGCGGCCTCTTCCTCGGTGTCGCCTCCGGCCTGATCGGCGGCTCCCTGGCCTGCGCCTGGATGCCTCCCACGGACGACGAACCGCCGACGCCGACGCCGCCGAACGACGCGGCGGCAACGGCGGTTCCGGCGGAAGAGGGCTGA
- a CDS encoding DUF6230 family protein has protein sequence MAACASVGIAMAQGVLAASFFISGQKFQVTADSLTVRGFSLYGMVDVTRKHELVPVMVNGFRHATVSGLCQSVVVDIPVLGTRTLRLTGGDGRPAEASDMFIDATTETVKDATFNGLDIGVAQGALTKGPVDPGDRNSRFFDPDGVGHQAASTTLKGVRVSAVALSAGTFSIPGLRVQLDQGNHACP, from the coding sequence ATGGCAGCGTGTGCGTCGGTCGGCATCGCCATGGCGCAGGGAGTGCTCGCCGCGTCGTTCTTCATCTCCGGTCAGAAGTTCCAGGTCACCGCCGACTCCCTGACCGTGCGTGGGTTCAGCCTCTACGGCATGGTCGACGTGACCAGGAAACATGAACTCGTACCCGTCATGGTCAACGGATTCCGGCATGCGACAGTCAGCGGGCTGTGCCAGTCCGTCGTCGTCGACATCCCGGTGCTGGGCACGCGGACCCTGCGGCTCACCGGCGGTGACGGCCGGCCGGCCGAGGCGTCGGACATGTTCATCGACGCGACGACCGAGACGGTCAAGGACGCGACCTTCAACGGCCTCGACATCGGTGTCGCACAGGGTGCCCTCACCAAGGGGCCGGTCGACCCCGGAGACAGGAACTCGCGGTTCTTCGATCCCGACGGCGTCGGCCATCAGGCTGCGTCGACCACCCTGAAGGGCGTGCGGGTGAGCGCGGTCGCGCTGTCCGCCGGCACGTTCAGCATTCCCGGCCTGCGCGTGCAGCTCGATCAGGGCAACCACGCCTGCCCCTGA
- a CDS encoding DUF1062 domain-containing protein produces the protein MLNSWVVMPTCLPTVLRRCHACASERFRANGKFRVNANHKLLDAWLLVLCAACGETAKLTVLERVNVRSVRPELLDRMHDNDPDLAAELLQDPVVRRRNRIALDWAGAWRLDTGGSDHLDREVIDVSVRFAARIPVRPVRLIAEGCALSRAEVERLLTEGSLVSAVRLNGRLSGDFTFTLKR, from the coding sequence GTGCTCAATAGCTGGGTGGTCATGCCCACCTGCCTGCCTACCGTTCTCCGCCGTTGCCACGCGTGCGCGTCCGAGCGCTTCCGGGCGAACGGCAAATTCCGCGTCAACGCGAACCACAAGCTCCTCGACGCCTGGCTGCTCGTGCTCTGTGCCGCCTGCGGGGAAACCGCGAAGCTCACGGTCCTGGAGCGGGTGAACGTGCGCTCCGTACGACCTGAACTGCTGGACCGGATGCACGACAACGACCCTGACCTGGCAGCTGAGTTGCTCCAGGATCCGGTCGTGCGGCGCCGTAACCGCATCGCCCTCGACTGGGCGGGCGCCTGGCGCCTCGACACCGGCGGATCGGATCACCTGGACCGCGAGGTGATCGACGTGTCGGTCCGCTTCGCGGCGCGGATCCCTGTCCGGCCGGTACGACTGATCGCTGAAGGCTGCGCTCTTTCGCGGGCCGAAGTCGAGAGACTGCTCACGGAGGGGAGCCTCGTTTCGGCAGTCCGGCTGAACGGCAGGCTCTCCGGCGACTTCACCTTCACGCTCAAGCGCTGA